One window from the genome of Alkalihalobacillus sp. LMS6 encodes:
- a CDS encoding phage tail protein, translating to MYVTHATPPVLTVTPMRPGAATERLTDFSDFRRRRRISEENTVAFTLHRTARNAEQFEALNGHARVNLDSVAYVLADHEREHYGGATEKSVTAEQEIEYGLGAVYQDVSITKTMRINEALENAFRGTGWSFVVVGTFTSREFENFGGASGWRLFLQILGRYDAEYEVSGRTVLVHNRIGRVTDGQLRHGHNLNTLRESINETVVRTYIEGVGALDEDDNPVVTATYTSPNAGKYVDPTTGKRVLLHADKYSNETIYHYDTLLANLKAALQDYPDYNITVTYEELRKNGVKLHDFDIGDYVWVIYEPLDILLQARVLMIEDYPFNPEKSPVIELGNFTWDVKRTVSAQSKVAAKVTNVENAARQSQSIAVRAEVTAKEALAGVGAGSETLTSHVNDNRRHFTDLDRAKLEDAETIDGAQAKATQALTESRSYTDAEIAKLLTDITALTARVKALEDGNTNLPEGGTE from the coding sequence ATGTACGTAACCCACGCAACCCCTCCGGTACTCACCGTCACTCCGATGCGTCCCGGCGCCGCAACCGAACGCCTAACGGACTTCTCCGATTTCCGGCGCAGGCGTCGTATTAGCGAAGAAAACACCGTCGCTTTTACGCTACACCGTACCGCACGAAACGCGGAGCAATTCGAAGCGCTCAACGGTCATGCTCGTGTTAATCTCGATAGTGTTGCCTACGTGTTAGCGGACCATGAGCGGGAGCACTACGGAGGAGCTACGGAGAAGTCGGTAACGGCGGAACAAGAAATTGAATACGGACTCGGCGCGGTTTATCAGGACGTGTCGATAACGAAGACCATGCGAATCAACGAGGCGCTAGAAAATGCGTTTCGCGGAACCGGGTGGTCTTTTGTCGTTGTCGGGACGTTTACTTCGCGCGAATTCGAAAACTTCGGCGGAGCTTCCGGCTGGCGGTTATTCCTGCAAATACTTGGGCGCTACGACGCTGAGTACGAGGTCAGCGGGCGAACGGTGCTCGTTCATAACCGCATCGGACGCGTCACCGACGGTCAGCTTAGGCATGGGCACAACCTTAATACTTTGCGCGAATCAATTAACGAAACGGTCGTGCGGACGTATATAGAAGGTGTGGGCGCGCTAGATGAAGACGATAACCCTGTCGTAACCGCAACTTATACGTCGCCGAACGCAGGCAAATACGTTGATCCCACTACGGGTAAGCGCGTTTTACTGCACGCCGACAAATATTCGAATGAAACGATTTATCATTACGATACTTTGCTCGCGAATCTGAAGGCGGCGCTACAAGATTATCCGGACTATAACATTACGGTCACGTACGAGGAACTTCGTAAAAACGGCGTTAAGTTACACGACTTCGACATCGGTGACTACGTTTGGGTTATTTACGAGCCCCTCGATATTCTCTTACAAGCTCGCGTCCTAATGATTGAGGACTATCCGTTTAATCCTGAGAAAAGCCCGGTGATCGAGCTCGGTAATTTTACGTGGGATGTGAAACGTACGGTTTCCGCGCAGTCGAAAGTAGCTGCGAAAGTAACGAACGTAGAGAACGCGGCGAGACAGTCGCAGTCCATCGCAGTCCGCGCGGAAGTTACCGCCAAAGAAGCGCTTGCGGGCGTAGGCGCCGGTTCGGAAACGCTGACGTCTCACGTTAACGATAATAGGCGCCACTTTACCGATCTAGACCGCGCGAAGTTAGAGGACGCGGAGACGATCGACGGCGCCCAAGCGAAAGCGACGCAAGCCCTAACGGAGTCTCGGTCATACACCGACGCGGAAATCGCGAAATTATTAACGGATATAACCGCTCTTACCGCGCGAGTCAAGGCGCTAGAGGACGGCAACACGAACCTACCGGAAGGAGGCACGGAATAA
- a CDS encoding glycosyl hydrolase family 28-related protein, with product MAQINTPINRQVAQRLEYIDDIHELSTESDKRSKEAKESADLSTHKSDVTAKQLNEALKEGDQPAETQAGRVNGVTGEVAETLPARLDKDYAETTAQLAQTAANLGNRASMLAVGAGLSEATQREFEDRGVNVKWFGAKGDGLADDYEAIKRAVSHAVDKEIGFIYFPDGWFRIGRGVRKGGLELINVHNIEVYFSAGAVLYMDNLNNSGEGESDQANGIFVGEGSTNLQFINPKIFWKDYPSRRSQGYGLRVDGDYRESLAVKGIEVVNGYAKNTPQGGFIFHGVTDVKVKGITLVDTWADGVHFNACRGELIAEDISGINCKDDTLAFVTYYDIDNPDNPFVYNNGRPPFCSPDLDTRNNNHARAKNIYSVGGQANGVRICGAVDITVENIYTENKKAAFQVDSAIENRPGIGWTYLASKKIKINNVMSRSNNVAFEVNALGVSDWDTNRLFGSFDVDISNVDSANEALYSGYIRNCKGVRVTKVKAIEEFRVRNFSDVTITDLEGEYLNVIGISDWVGNATDLPIRELIGKDINAKKIVFSALSSLSISNVISKNAETNAIDFVNCSNVLGDIEIVNPNRKKTTNLADSTPLRLLRVNDVDLNFHIQNDGSPMHPFEVGGSATQETRSRNVRLRGIVKSEENETYLKTRIQGLEFGVIDGEYDVQFKYRNQPWRLFNRLPRSAASGPPTSGYHYRGEIVFNSNPISGGYEKWLCTASGTPGIWKGVGLIES from the coding sequence ATGGCGCAAATTAATACGCCTATTAATCGCCAAGTGGCGCAGAGACTCGAATACATTGACGACATTCACGAACTATCAACGGAATCAGACAAACGGAGTAAAGAAGCGAAAGAAAGCGCAGACCTCTCGACTCATAAATCGGATGTGACCGCGAAGCAATTGAACGAAGCGCTGAAAGAGGGCGACCAGCCGGCGGAGACACAAGCGGGTAGGGTGAACGGAGTTACCGGAGAAGTGGCGGAGACATTACCGGCTAGGCTCGATAAGGATTACGCAGAGACTACCGCGCAGTTGGCACAAACAGCCGCTAATCTTGGTAACCGTGCATCGATGCTTGCTGTTGGTGCTGGATTATCTGAAGCTACTCAACGAGAATTTGAAGATCGCGGGGTAAATGTTAAGTGGTTCGGTGCTAAAGGGGACGGTCTGGCTGATGACTACGAAGCAATAAAAAGAGCGGTCAGTCATGCAGTTGATAAAGAAATAGGATTCATCTATTTTCCTGATGGCTGGTTTAGAATCGGGAGAGGGGTTCGGAAAGGCGGGTTAGAATTAATAAACGTGCACAATATAGAAGTTTATTTTTCTGCCGGAGCCGTACTTTACATGGATAATCTCAATAATAGCGGTGAGGGTGAATCTGATCAAGCGAATGGGATATTTGTAGGGGAGGGCTCAACTAATTTGCAATTTATTAATCCTAAAATATTTTGGAAAGATTACCCTTCGCGCAGATCACAAGGTTACGGATTAAGAGTAGATGGTGATTACAGAGAATCGCTTGCGGTGAAAGGTATAGAAGTAGTCAACGGTTATGCAAAGAACACTCCACAAGGTGGATTTATTTTTCACGGTGTAACCGATGTAAAAGTTAAGGGAATTACGTTAGTAGATACTTGGGCTGATGGCGTACACTTTAATGCATGCAGGGGCGAGTTGATTGCTGAAGATATATCCGGAATAAACTGTAAAGATGATACGTTAGCCTTCGTCACTTACTATGACATTGATAACCCTGATAACCCTTTTGTATATAACAACGGACGACCGCCATTTTGCTCTCCTGATTTGGATACGAGAAACAACAATCACGCTCGGGCTAAGAACATTTACTCGGTTGGAGGTCAGGCTAATGGAGTGAGGATTTGTGGAGCCGTTGACATTACTGTGGAAAATATCTATACAGAGAACAAAAAAGCAGCCTTTCAAGTTGATTCTGCTATAGAGAATAGACCTGGAATAGGATGGACCTATTTAGCATCTAAAAAAATAAAAATAAACAATGTGATGTCCAGGAGTAATAATGTGGCTTTTGAAGTCAACGCATTAGGTGTTTCTGATTGGGATACCAATAGATTGTTTGGCTCCTTTGATGTAGATATTTCAAATGTCGATTCCGCAAATGAAGCATTGTATAGTGGCTACATCCGCAATTGTAAGGGTGTTCGGGTGACTAAAGTAAAAGCTATCGAGGAGTTTAGAGTTCGTAATTTCTCAGACGTAACAATCACAGATCTCGAAGGAGAGTATCTTAATGTTATTGGGATATCAGATTGGGTAGGTAACGCGACCGACTTACCAATTAGGGAGCTTATTGGTAAAGATATAAATGCGAAAAAAATTGTTTTTAGCGCTTTGAGTTCTTTATCTATTTCCAATGTTATTTCAAAAAATGCAGAAACAAATGCAATTGATTTCGTCAATTGTTCAAACGTGTTAGGGGACATTGAAATAGTTAACCCAAATCGAAAGAAAACAACTAACCTAGCTGATTCAACACCTTTAAGACTTCTCCGTGTTAACGATGTAGACTTAAATTTTCACATTCAAAATGACGGTTCTCCTATGCATCCTTTTGAGGTGGGGGGTTCAGCCACACAAGAAACAAGGTCGAGAAACGTAAGGTTAAGAGGCATTGTCAAGTCAGAAGAAAATGAAACTTATTTAAAAACAAGAATACAAGGGCTTGAATTTGGAGTAATTGATGGAGAATACGATGTCCAATTTAAGTACAGAAATCAACCGTGGCGATTGTTCAACCGTTTACCCAGAAGTGCTGCATCAGGACCTCCAACTTCAGGCTATCACTATAGGGGAGAGATAGTTTTCAACAGCAATCCAATCTCTGGCGGTTATGAAAAATGGTTATGTACAGCTTCGGGTACACCGGGTATTTGGAAAGGTGTAGGACTAATTGAATCTTAG